From Camelina sativa cultivar DH55 chromosome 5, Cs, whole genome shotgun sequence:
AAGTGGACAATATTCCTGTGAGAATTGCTTAGAAACTTTGCTTATCTTCATCATTTCCTACCATGAGGTTTGAATTCGTAGGGGAAAAAAAAGAGCTCATCAGCTTGTGATCTTCTATGAATGGTCAGTTTTATTATGGCCAGTTGAAGCAACTCACATGATTTTCACTGGTCTCCAAGACTACAAAACAAGAGGAACTCAAGCGGCTCCTTCCCTGACTAGCTACCTCCTTCTACACCAAGCGTTCAGAGACAAAAGGACTTGGTGTTTACCCGAGGTGAATATTATGAGTTGACTCAACGATTCCAAAATCCCTCGCTCGATGTCTGAGTCGCTTCCAAGACATTGAACTCTCAACTATctctgttgtaaattcaagaatTAGTTCTTGTTCATGTGCTGAATTGAATTTCTTGTCCTTATGGGGAATGTGAACGGGAGTATTAGTAAGCACACCAAACAAGGTCGGATTTCTTCTATATGACTAAAATTATATGTCCACAGAAGAGTAAAGAGGCAGGACCTTTAGCCAGAAGCTCTTCAGAGCTCGactgagagtgagagtgagagtgagaaTTTCACTACGTGGTATAATTGTTTGAGGGAATGATCCTTCCATTTGTCTATAGGCTTTTTAAGAAGAGCAACAACAGCTTTTAGGTTCTTCTTATAGAGATCATCTTCTAAAACAAGATTTCCTTCTCCAGCTAATCTCAAGGAAAAAGTGATATATCTTTTTAATGAATTGCTTCATTGCCACGCTTTCTTGTGCACCACAGCCTTCAAAAAGGGATAAATTCCTGCAAACCTCCTCGTTGTAGCCTGTgtgcatatataatatatatacatagattaTTTCCATCGGCCGTATATACATAGATTTCCTTCTCCACCTAATCAACAATTAACCGACTATAGTCTTTATGTCTGAGTGTCTTGTACATCGAAACCACATATCTACACCACAAAAAATCTGATGGTTGTCCCCATTGACTCAAAACCTGAAAATTAGCAAGGACTATCGTTTCCCACTTTAGTCTCTcaaactctatatataaaaattagagtCAAAAgccaaaacttttaaactttcTTATAGTGACTTAATTAATCTCCTCTGAAAATTAGAAGAGACCAAACATAGCGTCATATTTCATGATTtaaaatcaacttttttttatagccAAAGCTAATTATACTAAGAAAGATTGTACCATTATTGAATATAAAGACACTAGTATAACCAAATTCTCAACGTAagtaaaaaacatatacaatcaaaaaTACTTGGAGAACATTAAGTCTCATCTTCTTACTAGAATTAGTCGATCCTAACCTAACTCTCGTCAAAAACATGATTATATTCcccaattttttatttagcGGGATAAACGCAAAATCAATGTAATTTgtcttcttaatttattttattcattatttaattttattttagtattattgAACCACAATTTTATGTTGAAATTTTCATAACTGAGTTATATATTAAAGGGTGTAAAATAGTTTCAAATTTACTAGtgcaaataaaacatataaagttaTTATTCCCTCTTAAATCtctttgataaagaaaaaaccAATGGTTGGAGAGCTCTTGAACAGCTCAAAACCCAAGAATTGGCAAGCAGCTCGAAAATTGATGTTCAATCTTGGTTCACTTTTCTATTACACTCTCAGTTGTGACGATCCATTCAAATGGGCTTGTCAAAATATCAAGACATgttaaaaatctaatcttagCCATTCATCTAGGCTACTTACAAttaaattatccaaaaaaattgtataaaatcaGATAATATCTATAGAAATCTTAGTTGTTTAGAATGAATATTtctaaatatcttatatttaatatactatttttttatctatactAGTTAAATTGTCTTCATTATCCttaatgatcttttttttaCTAGTTCTAATGGcattttaatgtaatttttacacttttaaagttatttttatagATGTACTTCTCAGTTAACCGAGtaggattattattttttttttttcaagtatacATCAATTGTGAAGTAGTTGATGGTGAAGTGAGATTAACTTGTCCGGTGCTTGGCTGTTGGAAGTATATTAGACACTTTTATAAAAAGCAGGCTCTCTCAAGATGAACTAGTTGCATATGATAATACAATGAAACAATCTTATGAACGACGTCGTCAAACCACTGTGAGTACTACTGAGTAGAATTGTTCTCTTTGTGTCATTtattgcttttttattttatactaatgTGATTAATGATGAATTATTAATTGTCCATTTTGTAGGAGGTTAAGAAGGGTGTTTAAGAGAAGCTGTCTCGTCagttgtgaacaaaaaaaaacataggctGATAAGAACTTTTGACTTTCTATTGGTGTGTAATCTTTCTGGAGCTCATTGgactcattttgtttttttcacatAGTAGTGTACTGAGATAGTTATAGGTTCAAAAATTAAAGCTCAGGTGTGTTTGAATAGGAGCTTTTTAAGCTCTTGATTTgtatcttttctattttttgggGGTAAAAAATCTCTTGATTTGTACATGTTTGCTCTGATTAATAAAATCTTACCCGAGGCATAAGATAGACAGGAAAAATCCATGGATACAGAGGTTATTTTTCAAGTTAACATAAGATACGTAAAACCAAGTAGAGGTACAAAGGCAGTAGCCGAACTTGAAAAGATGATATTGATGAAGTGATAGGTAAGCAAGGAGattgaagaaataaataaattttgacagATGAACTCATAGCACTATATCAGATTTAATATTAAACGAAAAGTCTGTTTGTTTTAGAAAGTTACATACTATTCTACAAGTTATATGAAGTCTAAAGCATTTGTGGAAAACGCAAATGTAACAATGACAAGTTTAAGAATCTTAGGACGAGGTGATTGGATCGGATATAGTATCAAAATGAAACCTACCAAGGGGGGGCTCTTATGGCAGTAAGGTTTTGAAACTTTACCATTTATTTTACAAACATGCTCGGTAGAAGTAAATTGtcgcatttaaaaaaaaaaaaaaaagagtaaaagtaaattagggattttgaatGTTCACGTTTGGCTTTGGGATTGTAGGAGTTGTCCAAAATTGGGCATTTTTAACCTTTGAGATGCTATCCAATATTTCCAAGGGAGTGATATCTCCGGTCACAGTCACTTTCTTTGCAGCAAAATCAATGTTGAAGGATGTTACACCTACAAAGATATCAAATTCATTAGTTATAAAACCATCTTTAGACCAAAAccgatatttaaattaatagacCAGACCAGCTCTGATATGgacaatatataaccaaatcaaaatgAGCCAAAAGAGTAATTTTCATACTCCAAATCCGAgccaataatatattttgtttgttgttcatatattttctgAACCGGAACTTTTTGAAACTTAACCGATACTTAAGCCAAAAGAGGGATATAAGAATGGCATTTAATCACCTTGCATTCTGGCCAAGTGTTTCCTTACTTTGCCTTCACAGCCTCTGCAGTGGAGAGACACTTTGAGAACAACGACCTGCTGCTTCACAATATTGCAACTCTAATCATCATCACACTCTTGTCACCATTTATTTGCATTTATGCCACTCATATCATTCcgaacaacaaaacaacttACCTGGTCTGAACCACCAATATCACAAGTAGTCTTCTTCTCCTCCGTCAAAGTTATATCTTCGCCAGCAGGAGCTACTGCTACAGCTTCTACTGTCTTAGCCGGATCCTGACCCGCAGACCCTCCGGATTTAGATTCCGAGTCGGATCCCAAAAGAAACCTCGTAGAACCCACAGGGGTGTTGATAAAGTCACATGCGGGTCTCGCAACACAGCTGAAACTCTTCCTCGCTAGGCTGATATCACTGGTAATGAGCTTCAGCAACGCAGCTGCtccgcctccaccaccactGCCGGTACTTCTCCGTCCAGTGAAGCTCCTCCTGCCTTTATAGATCTCTAGCTTTTTGTTACTGATCTCTCCGTCTTCGGCGCCGGAAGGAGGTAGTTTGATGAAGTCGTCGGCGAATGATCTCCGGGGATCTTTAATGATAGGATTGTGGCGGTCTATAGCTCGGCCGCTTGTTCTTTCATCGTCGACGGTGGTGGTTTGTTTGTGATCAACGTGGTCCATGCTTGAACATATGGCTGTCGATGCTTGCGAAGCACAGAACATACGTCCCTTCATTATATGGAGAATTAAAGAGAGCTCAAGAAGTGACAGTATGTGACTAAATCTTGATGATGAGAATGGTAATATGTATATGACTGAAGATGTTATGTTACTcgtatatagagagagagaagtggttTGGAATAGAGACAAAGAAAAGTTAAGGAGTGTAACGCTCATATGATAAAGAGTTCTTTGTCCATATATGTAATAAGTTGTCAAGGTGGCGTTTGTAATTTACTCTTacattttgtctttttaaaatatctatgCAATTATATTTAACCAAAATTACATTCATCGACCttatgtaaacaaaaataataatcaatgtTGTTGTGTTTATATTTCttgaattaatgattttataagtTCGTCGATTCCAGCGACTCTCAATAttaccatttatttatttataagcaAAAGTTTACTAAAACTATTTCTCTTTTCGTATGGTATTTACAttaccatttatttatttttttggaattttatgcATAAAGTCTAAGAGACAAGACAtggttacaaacttacaaatatgaaagaaacaataaaaaaataagactatttaactttgatatatagtatataattggATTTTTGGACGGATACCAATCACGGATCACACTTGCTAGCTATACACTTTCAAGTCTTGACCATATCATTGGATCCCTTGATATCAAAAGTACAAATACGTTTTGGAACATAGTTGTACATTCTCTCGAGAACATAGTTTTATAACCAAAGCATCCATTCTCTCAAAGTTAATTAAAAGTGTTCCTAGCTAGAATTATTTTGTAGTTGTATCATTCGTCTTTAACAACTATTACGATGTTATAAACATGCAAGTGCATCTTCAacttcataattattttatacttaaTATGCTACATATATAGTACTCGAAGGTTAGCTAGCTAGTTTCATTTCATGTCATGATGATATGATCTTTACTCCGAACCACAACTTGGAGAGAGTAAATTACTTTTCACGTGGGAGTTTAGAATGTGTACCTTTTGTTTTTCccccaacaaaataaaataacaaaatcaatatcaTTAAGGAAAAACCTTATACAATCTGAGAAAAAACGTTATGTATTAACagaatactttaaaaaaatacgTTTTCTCCTAAAGTGTTTTTTCATTAGTTGTAAATAAATTGCATGCTCACTGGGTCACTGTCACTGGATGAAGATGTTGGGCGTGGACCGTGTGGGGCATCATCCTTCACgaggattttgttttctatttacaCACTTATCTTCTTTACtaatcttttagtttttttattccaAATGAAACACTGTTAACTGTGTCAGAGAGGGTAACGGtcgaaaaagaaaacatatatataatgttgaGAAAAGAGTATTAATGGAGCTTTCATTATAAATGGACAACGTGATGCTTAAATGTTAGAGCCGGTCAGAGATATTTTGACGATTACCATAATTTGTCTATCTTCTTCTCAAATTTTCACTGATTAAgtaatttggattgtttattgAGATCTGACGCAATTGACACGAGGAATATTCTGTGTTGGAGGTACAAATCAAGTGAGGGTGTATCCAGGCTTTTAACCTTTAATTTCTCACTATATTAAAGTTTAACTCAGTTCAAAACCTCCTACGTGATACTAAAATACTCACTGTCGCGCATAACGTGTAGACAGGgcatattttatatactttttttttgtcaacatctAGTAGATTACTTTGAAAGAATTACATTGTAGTAacaattatatatcaaatattttagatttttaaaatcaacaaaacagtCTAAAATCTAAACTTAAGTTCAATATACCTCAAACATTAAAAGCTAAAAGTCTaaatctgaaccttaaacacaCCTGAACTCTAAAAGACTCAAACCTAAAGAGTAAAGAGtatgttttatttcattaatttgattttttctcaACTATCCCTAatatattttctagttttatcTTAAATTGAGTCATATATTGATAGTTTGATACTAAACTATCATTGTTAAATCCCCTGATgtgtaaaaagaaaatacatatcCCTTAAGGCTTTGCTGAGTATGGTGGGCTTTATTAATTTGTTAGATACGAGGGTTATTCACAATTTGGGTTAAGCACTTATTAAGCCCATTGGGCGATTGTGGCTTTCAGGTTCTAATGTTTCAGCCGAAGAGAGCCTCGAAGAAAAAAGAGACTGATCGCTAATATTGGTTGCGTCGTGGTTTcgaaatttgttatttttattttatgattatgAATACATGCGtcgttgcatttctgcattgaGCAGCTCGATCGTTTACGCCTTTCATTAGAGAGCTATACGTTGGATTAATTAAAGTTCCGATAATACTGTATATTGACTTGAGAGCCAAATTTGATATCGTACGTACGTTATGCATGCATGCTGCTTCAACCTATGATCAGAGTTTGAAAGTTAAGTGTATTATAATGATGATCTCGAGGCAAATCTGGTCAATTTTGCATAAtaatttgtaacttttgttAATGTAGTAAGTTAGGAAGATACTAACTGTAATGTCTCACCTATTTGCAAACAGCTCACAAAGAAGCAGGTAACAGGTTTGCTTTACTTGTGATTGTAACGTACAGACTTGTTTGGTAAACATTTCAATCACACTACTATCTATATTCATGCACGTTGTTGGTTCTCTTCTTTTGGATGCCTTATTGATTCAAGATAATATTTTCGGCAAACTGATGTGACATTAGACATCGTGTTACTTTTCATCTATGTCGTCTCTCTGTCCTTCCCAAAACATACAAAAGTAAGCTGATCATTTGGATGATGTTTACCAAATTTTTCTCCGAAATGGCACCAGTTCTGTAGACATTGGTTTCTGCTTTTGTCCCCATCACATCCCTTCTTGAGGAATGTTTCAACATGCATTATTAAAGACCAAATGATAGAATTAGAAAGAGGTGTCCTTTCTTACGCTAAATTACGTTATTATAAGTAAGTTAAACAAAGTAGCCCCCACTACATATGTTCATTGCAACTGTATAAATTTGATCTTGTCCAACTCTTTTCTACAGGAATTTGACTAACTAAGAGATGTCAACATTAGAATTCATCTAATGGGCATATTCAGTGTTTACAATCCAGCTTGGAGGATAACAAAGAAATGGACATCTTATGATTGTAATCCatattcaatgttttttctttggttaggTGTGTTGGGTCGGGACTCTAGACAAAAGCTACAGTAACAGGCGGAGCAATCCATTAGAGTGGAAAAAGCTTTCCGGATTAGGGAAGAAGACAAGCTATCCACAGACAAGTTGGTGGTCCGAAAAGTACTCATACCTTGCTTCTCATTACGAAATGccctctctctttttgtcaCTGTCTCTCTGTCTTCGTCTATTTGCTTCCAGTATTTTTGACGAGGTCCCGTTAACTTGTGGTCTCATTGCACATCACATATTAATATCTCACATAATAATTCATCACGCGAGAAATGTGGCTCGTATTTGATCTAAAGGTTATGAGAATGGATGATTGAGAACCAGAAACATAATAAGAAATTTTCTAGAAGTGACATGGATTTTAGTAGTTAGAGTTTACTGTTTAGAGAGTTGAGAAGTGTATAAACAGTTAAAACCAGTTACGTGGGTTCCACGTTGCAGACATgattgatcttcttcctttatttcCATTTTAGTTGGAGACACAGGATAACTCTTTTTGAGTCTTAGCTTTTCTGAAATGTAccctaaaataatatattaatttatcattgtAGTTTCAATGAGTCTGTGTCACATGTTTgaatcttgtaatttttttttaattgtaccAATAGACTGACAAGATTTAGTCGTCGATGGGTCAACGAAACTGTGGAAAAGCTCAGTTCATCTTCTGATTCCTGTTCTAGATCATGTGGATTTTTGGACTTTACTACGAGGGGAACAGTTTACTGATATGCAGGGGCACGAATAAGACtttactataatatatatgaagttGATAATGTTAGAATGGTACAAATACGatgcatatttgtttttttgataagaAACGATGCATATATTGTTCTTagctttagttttgttttatttttgccaACATACAATTTcgaaatatttttgataaacgTGTAATGATATGACCATGGTATAATTTTATGCTTAACTTTTACGGTTTTCGATTTAGATTTTAAGACTAATCGATCTTGAGGACATAGAactactactagtagtagtagcacATAATCACTAGGTTGGTAGTCAAATTTAGGTGgcattttttacaaaaataaatcaataagaagttttttctttcttctaaaacaaaataaagagtTTTCGATTTGATTATatacagaaaataaattttattggatatatattctaaacaaactttgaaattttgtatcatttattaacttacaatattatattaatctaacaaaaatgtaacaaaacacttttcatattttttttaatttgcttttatcaaacaaacaaaaaatatacaaaaagtcTTTGTTAATAATACATGTAACTTAGAAAATGCACTAGTAATCTACTATTCTCACCGACTTGAGTTGACTGGCATGCTCATATGTCAATGTCGCCTAACTAGCATGACTAAATTCGAAGTCTCCAGTGGAATGAATCATATGTTGTTTTAAAACCCATTCGAGTGGATTGGATCATAGGTTGTTTAAAAACCAAGATTAAGGGAAAACACATTTTAAGAGCCACAAGATTCAGTCAGAAGCAAAACGTACAAGGATtggaaaaatttgtaattaacaCTAATTAAGCTCAGCCAAAACAATAAGTTGCAAAAAAAATGTGCATAGCTATAGGTAGAAAGAAAATTACCTCGATCCTTCTTGGAATAGAGTGggttttaatt
This genomic window contains:
- the LOC104785773 gene encoding protein SODIUM POTASSIUM ROOT DEFECTIVE 2-like isoform X2, with amino-acid sequence MSVTLLNFSLSLFQTTSLSLYTSNITSSVIYILPFSSSRFSHILSLLELSLILHIMKGRMFCASQASTAICSSMDHVDHKQTTTVDDERTSGRAIDRHNPIIKDPRRSFADDFIKLPPSGAEDGEISNKKLEIYKGRRSFTGRRSTGSGGGGGAAALLKLITSDISLARKSFSCVARPACDFINTPVGSTRFLLGSDSESKSGGSAGQDPAKTVEAVAVAPAGEDITLTEEKKTTCDIGGSDQVVVLKVSLHCRGCEGKVRKHLARMQGVTSFNIDFAAKKVTVTGDITPLEILDSISKVKNAQFWTTPTIPKPNVNIQNP
- the LOC104785773 gene encoding protein SODIUM POTASSIUM ROOT DEFECTIVE 2-like isoform X1; the protein is MSVTLLNFSLSLFQTTSLSLYTSNITSSVIYILPFSSSRFSHILSLLELSLILHIMKGRMFCASQASTAICSSMDHVDHKQTTTVDDERTSGRAIDRHNPIIKDPRRSFADDFIKLPPSGAEDGEISNKKLEIYKGRRSFTGRRSTGSGGGGGAAALLKLITSDISLARKSFSCVARPACDFINTPVGSTRFLLGSDSESKSGGSAGQDPAKTVEAVAVAPAGEDITLTEEKKTTCDIGGSDQQVVVLKVSLHCRGCEGKVRKHLARMQGVTSFNIDFAAKKVTVTGDITPLEILDSISKVKNAQFWTTPTIPKPNVNIQNP